One Halichondria panicea chromosome 3, odHalPani1.1, whole genome shotgun sequence genomic region harbors:
- the LOC135333530 gene encoding 3-ketoacyl-CoA thiolase, mitochondrial-like translates to MASRAVYIVAAKRTPFGTFGGKLKGITATDLGKAAASAALEAGKVPAEAVDSVIVGNVAQSSTDACYLARHVALKAGVPIAVPALTINRLCGSGFQSIINGAHEILLGQSEVVLTGGTESMSQAPYAVRNTRWGSPLGMDLKMEDTLWASLTDSYVKLPMALTAEKLAEQYGITREQCDQFALSSQQKWANADKNGHFVAELAPLEVKGKKGKEVFDRDEHPRETTFEKLGKLPSVFKENGTVSAGNASGICDGAGVVIIASEEACSKHNLTPLARLVAYDVIGVDPTIMGIGPAYAIQNVLKKTKMTLDKIDLVEVNEAFAAQFLSVEKEAGLDREKTNTNGGAIALGHPLAASGSRITAHLVHELQRKSLKYAIGSACIGGGQGIALLLERV, encoded by the exons aTGGCCAGTCGAGCAGTGTATATTGTTGCAGCAAAAAGAACACCCTTTGGGACGTTTGGTGGCAAGTTAAAAGGTATTACTGCCACTGACCTGGGTAAAGCAGCTGCCAGTGCTGCTCTAGAAGCAGGAAAAGTACCTGCTGAGGCTGTGGACTCGGTCATTGTGGGGAACGTGGCTCAG TCATCAACTGATGCGTGCTACCTTGCTCGGCATGTGGCCCTGAAGGCAGGAGTACCCATTGCAGTGCCTGCACTCACCATCAACCGTCTCTGTGGCTCAGGATTCCAGTCCATCATTAATGGAGCTCAT GAAATCTTGCTGGGACAATCTGAAGTGGTATTGACTGGAGGCACGGAAAGCATGAGTCAGGCCCCGTACGCTGTCAGGAATACTCGCTGGGGATCACCACTTGGGATGGACCTCAAG ATGGAGGACACTTTGTGGGCCTCTCTGACTGACTCCTATGTCAAGCTGCCCATGGCCCTCACTGCAGAGAAGCTGGCAGAGCAGTACGGCATCACCAGAGAGCAGTGTGACCAGTTTGCACTGTCCAGTCAACAGAAATGGGCCAATG CTGACAAGAATGGCCACTTTGTTGCTGAGTTAGCTCCACTTGAGGTGAAGGGCAAGAAAGGGAAGGAAGTGTTTGACAGAGATGAGCATCCCAGAGAGACCACTTTCGAGAAGCTGGGAAAACTACCGTCAGTCTTCAAGGAAAACGGCACCGTCAGTGCTGGAAATGCCTCA GGAATATGCGATGGTGCCGGAGTGGTGATCATAGCCAGTGAGGAGGCATGCTCCAAGCACAACCTCACCCCTCTTGCCAGACTGGTGGCCTACGATGTCATAGGGGTGGACCCCACTATTATGGGTATAGGGCCTGCCTATGCTATACAGAATGTGCTCAAAAAGACAAAGATGACCTTGGACAAAATTGATCTGGTCGAG GTGAACGAAGCGTTTGCTGCTCAGTTCCTGTCTGTGGAGAAGGAGGCAGGGTTGGACAGAGAGAAGACCAATACCAACGGAGGTGCCATTGCCCTGGGCCACCCTCTGGCTGCCTCAGGCTCACGTATCACTGCACATCTTGTTCATGAGTTGCAGAGGAAGAGTCTCAAGTATGCTATAGGTTCCGCCTGCATTGGAGGAGGACAGGGCATTGCTCTATTGCTGGAGAGAGTGTGA